The following are encoded in a window of Acipenser ruthenus chromosome 26, fAciRut3.2 maternal haplotype, whole genome shotgun sequence genomic DNA:
- the LOC117430354 gene encoding ester hydrolase C11orf54 homolog isoform X2 has protein sequence MAQGKVSEKFQFHVPSLEELCTVLQSGLKENFADVQVSVVDCPDLTQDPFRFPVKGICGKPRITDVGGVPYLIPMPKQDKIYNMNVVAKEIELPGAFILGAGAVSSRTLGMNAELMPVVQTEGEGKPTVNGSYYSTINPADGTCLQEKYSEKYSDCDFGLLANLYACEGKPGKVIEVRANRRTGQSSLVTSMRKTLEKQYSDKSVGMGGTFVIQKGKAKIHIMPPEFSACPLLTDEDVNKWLKHFEVRAPLICQPVLVSRDPGLDLRVEHTHCFSHHGEGGHYYIDTTPDSVEYLGYFLPAEFLYRIDRPEDTHVVGRE, from the exons ATGGCACAGGGTAAGGTCTCCGAAAAGTTTCAATTTCATGTCCCGAGTCTGGAAGAGTTGTGCACAG TACTTCAGAGTGGGCTGAAAGAGAATTTTGCTGATGTGCAAGTCTCTGTGGTGGACTGCCCTGACCTTACGCAGGATCCTTTTCGGTTTCCTGTTAAGG GAATCTGTGGTAAACCTCGAATAACTGATGTGGGAGGTGTTCCATACCTGATACCAATGCCAAAGCAAGATAAG ATCTATAACATGAATGTGGTTGCTAAGGAAATAGAATTACCTGGAGCCTTCATTCTTGGAGCTGGAGCAGTATCTTCTAGAACCTTAGGGATGAATGCTGAG CTGATGCCTGTGGTCCAGACGGAAGGTGAAGGGAAGCCCACAGTGAATGGCAGTTACTATTCTACAATAAACCCGGCAGATGGAACGTGTCTACAGGAGAAGTATAGTGAGAAATACAGTGACTGTGACTTTGGACTACTGGCTAATCTTTACGCTTGTGAAGGGAAGCCTGGGAAG GTTATTGAAGTCCGTGCCAACAGAAGGACAGGACAGAGCAGCCTGGTGACGTCTATGaggaaaacactggaaaagcAATACAGTGATAAATCTGTAGGGATGGGCGGGACCTTCGTGATTCAGAAGGGGAAAGCCAAAATCCACATCATG CCTCCCGAGTTCTCTGCTTGTCCCCTGCTCACAGATGAGGATGTGAATAAATGGCTGAAACATTTTGAAGTGAGGGCGCCCCTTATCTGTCAGCCAGTGCTGGTGTCCCGAGACCCG GGCCTGGACCTTCGAGTGGAGCACACTCACTGTTTCAGTCACCACGGAGAGGGGGGCCACTACTATATAGACACAACGCCAGACAGCGTGGAGTACCTGGGATACTTCCTACCTGCTGAGTTTCTATACCGCATCGACAGGCCTGAGGACACGCACGTGGTTGGCCGAGAATGA
- the LOC117430354 gene encoding ester hydrolase C11orf54 homolog isoform X1 has translation MAQGKVSEKFQFHVPSLEELCTVLQSGLKENFADVQVSVVDCPDLTQDPFRFPVKGICGKPRITDVGGVPYLIPMPKQDKIYNMNVVAKEIELPGAFILGAGAVSSRTLGMNAELMPVVQTEGEGKPTVNGSYYSTINPADGTCLQEKYSEKYSDCDFGLLANLYACEGKPGKVIEVRANRRTGQSSLVTSMRKTLEKQYSDKSVGMGGTFVIQKGKAKIHIMNSYFAGFQAGLLTAVPLQPPEFSACPLLTDEDVNKWLKHFEVRAPLICQPVLVSRDPGLDLRVEHTHCFSHHGEGGHYYIDTTPDSVEYLGYFLPAEFLYRIDRPEDTHVVGRE, from the exons ATGGCACAGGGTAAGGTCTCCGAAAAGTTTCAATTTCATGTCCCGAGTCTGGAAGAGTTGTGCACAG TACTTCAGAGTGGGCTGAAAGAGAATTTTGCTGATGTGCAAGTCTCTGTGGTGGACTGCCCTGACCTTACGCAGGATCCTTTTCGGTTTCCTGTTAAGG GAATCTGTGGTAAACCTCGAATAACTGATGTGGGAGGTGTTCCATACCTGATACCAATGCCAAAGCAAGATAAG ATCTATAACATGAATGTGGTTGCTAAGGAAATAGAATTACCTGGAGCCTTCATTCTTGGAGCTGGAGCAGTATCTTCTAGAACCTTAGGGATGAATGCTGAG CTGATGCCTGTGGTCCAGACGGAAGGTGAAGGGAAGCCCACAGTGAATGGCAGTTACTATTCTACAATAAACCCGGCAGATGGAACGTGTCTACAGGAGAAGTATAGTGAGAAATACAGTGACTGTGACTTTGGACTACTGGCTAATCTTTACGCTTGTGAAGGGAAGCCTGGGAAG GTTATTGAAGTCCGTGCCAACAGAAGGACAGGACAGAGCAGCCTGGTGACGTCTATGaggaaaacactggaaaagcAATACAGTGATAAATCTGTAGGGATGGGCGGGACCTTCGTGATTCAGAAGGGGAAAGCCAAAATCCACATCATG AACAGTTATTTTGCAGGGTTCCAAGCAGGTCTTTTAACTGCTGTTCCTCTCCAGCCTCCCGAGTTCTCTGCTTGTCCCCTGCTCACAGATGAGGATGTGAATAAATGGCTGAAACATTTTGAAGTGAGGGCGCCCCTTATCTGTCAGCCAGTGCTGGTGTCCCGAGACCCG GGCCTGGACCTTCGAGTGGAGCACACTCACTGTTTCAGTCACCACGGAGAGGGGGGCCACTACTATATAGACACAACGCCAGACAGCGTGGAGTACCTGGGATACTTCCTACCTGCTGAGTTTCTATACCGCATCGACAGGCCTGAGGACACGCACGTGGTTGGCCGAGAATGA
- the LOC117430354 gene encoding ester hydrolase C11orf54 homolog isoform X3 produces MAQVLQSGLKENFADVQVSVVDCPDLTQDPFRFPVKGICGKPRITDVGGVPYLIPMPKQDKIYNMNVVAKEIELPGAFILGAGAVSSRTLGMNAELMPVVQTEGEGKPTVNGSYYSTINPADGTCLQEKYSEKYSDCDFGLLANLYACEGKPGKVIEVRANRRTGQSSLVTSMRKTLEKQYSDKSVGMGGTFVIQKGKAKIHIMNSYFAGFQAGLLTAVPLQPPEFSACPLLTDEDVNKWLKHFEVRAPLICQPVLVSRDPGLDLRVEHTHCFSHHGEGGHYYIDTTPDSVEYLGYFLPAEFLYRIDRPEDTHVVGRE; encoded by the exons ATGGCACAGG TACTTCAGAGTGGGCTGAAAGAGAATTTTGCTGATGTGCAAGTCTCTGTGGTGGACTGCCCTGACCTTACGCAGGATCCTTTTCGGTTTCCTGTTAAGG GAATCTGTGGTAAACCTCGAATAACTGATGTGGGAGGTGTTCCATACCTGATACCAATGCCAAAGCAAGATAAG ATCTATAACATGAATGTGGTTGCTAAGGAAATAGAATTACCTGGAGCCTTCATTCTTGGAGCTGGAGCAGTATCTTCTAGAACCTTAGGGATGAATGCTGAG CTGATGCCTGTGGTCCAGACGGAAGGTGAAGGGAAGCCCACAGTGAATGGCAGTTACTATTCTACAATAAACCCGGCAGATGGAACGTGTCTACAGGAGAAGTATAGTGAGAAATACAGTGACTGTGACTTTGGACTACTGGCTAATCTTTACGCTTGTGAAGGGAAGCCTGGGAAG GTTATTGAAGTCCGTGCCAACAGAAGGACAGGACAGAGCAGCCTGGTGACGTCTATGaggaaaacactggaaaagcAATACAGTGATAAATCTGTAGGGATGGGCGGGACCTTCGTGATTCAGAAGGGGAAAGCCAAAATCCACATCATG AACAGTTATTTTGCAGGGTTCCAAGCAGGTCTTTTAACTGCTGTTCCTCTCCAGCCTCCCGAGTTCTCTGCTTGTCCCCTGCTCACAGATGAGGATGTGAATAAATGGCTGAAACATTTTGAAGTGAGGGCGCCCCTTATCTGTCAGCCAGTGCTGGTGTCCCGAGACCCG GGCCTGGACCTTCGAGTGGAGCACACTCACTGTTTCAGTCACCACGGAGAGGGGGGCCACTACTATATAGACACAACGCCAGACAGCGTGGAGTACCTGGGATACTTCCTACCTGCTGAGTTTCTATACCGCATCGACAGGCCTGAGGACACGCACGTGGTTGGCCGAGAATGA
- the LOC117430351 gene encoding uncharacterized protein LOC117430351 isoform X1, whose protein sequence is MPMGRPRRSYSKAERARRLKWRGLHFPFVERMYGWKHLPLRMVLTYEQAALAGFINCIKNIKVKRKLQEMLNIETDRIVCSRDRCEMKRPVSPIQEPDKRDDTESDIEDRDDIKIADNCCFIQKMKPQKKNRRAVRKVITKQNKIKQNKHSKTKKSTHRLLSTATRTLVDVAPIATDLPEETALESGTGDGAAGIDLVDDPELNETVCSDGALEGSLHPTDIEMTMNVEGSKIWKTRSQKKKQARNISQDGPDVDVGVGNLIGPPSSLNHSTVPEDMGDATMKYQTQKAARTPSEKKRMIMFQNDTDTNSLSLTNKIKKTKHDKKKNRKDSLTSTAEGTPVGGSVVFIGFQAPVENTLENSTGDGEAGIELSGDPVTRADLETNEPICSDLQPADSESKNLKSMNVDASETCNTKDRLRIKKKMEKRARKSSQDSTYEDVVGNLVERSSSPNLATVPEDMGGASATMEYETNEGPQLNEEPCSDIILEGSHVVDDQVENPNSMRAGASRICKTKNGQKQMKKNRGRNISQVGTSVGVGSLVDPSSSSPSLSTEPENSKDVCAALEHQIEAAETFSEKKDKKTRKKKGKRDMEVMEGTNSTTSLNLCTEEIHDGITDNSEIGNLHENRHTHCESGADQTGGGLERDGSNIEMGRGKGNSTDHNLPPVKRKKNVEQQSVPDGLESQETDLEAQDAPRECENLNRSIVTTDESTLLKNLEPGEFTHTKKKSHKKNKSKKHRVGYDIEMQGPHLSPPNTCDLLVDGGNEHTASKKDIKDTDIAELRDLRTKKKKSKRKRANEEMEAQGILSPIVAPICELYVDGRLETIDVKEDILAESDTAELGESRIVERKQCVTDGMEAQGMRSSLTACKSSLDAGISQDGILLNGGGQEKPTKKKKGKQKNQNDRQEMQGLRPTSVGESLAGEVTTDEIQKHFGTSGGNESVRPEALVDLSSESNSAGDLLQGAKQKRGKLEKKGKNGKQETTSSVLAWQLSEQTSGRKGEKMSTSGKKTKCQINFYEAVEENGKPAKNTLLSMTSIEKGKGKSANADSRKCKRKLFSSAFYEMFDSTF, encoded by the exons ATGCCAATGGGGAGACCAAGACGGTCCTACAGCAAAGCGGAGCGAGCCAGAAGGCTGAAATGGAGAGGGTTGCATTTCCCGTTCGTGGAAAGGATGTATGGATGGAAGCACCTACCATTAAGGATGGTGTTGACTTATGAG CAAGCTGCATTAGCAGGGTTTATCAACTGTATAAAGAACATTAAAGTCAAGAGGAAGCTTCAAGAGATGCTGAATATTGAAACTGATCGCATCGTGTGTAGTAGGGATCGCTGTGAGATGAAAAGGCCAGTTTCTCCCATACAGGAGCCAGA TAAAAGAGATGACACTGAATCAGACATAGAAGACAGAGATGACATTAAAATAGCG GACAACTGCTGCTTCATTCAGAAAAtgaaaccacaaaagaaaaatagACGTGCTGTAAGAAAAGTCattacaaaacagaacaaaataaaacaaaataaacatagcAAAACTAAGAAATCCACACACCGTTTATTAAGCACAGCAACGAGGACTCTTGTTGATGTTGCACCAATCGCCACTGACTTGCCGGAGGAAACTGCACTGGAAAGTGGCACTGGTGATGGAGCAGCTGGAATAGACCTTGTTGACGATCCTGAGCTCAATGAAACGGTCTGTAGTGATGGAGCGTTGGAAGGTTCACTTCACCCAACTGACATTGAAATGACCATGAACGTGGAGGGGTCTAAAATCTGGAAAACAAGAAGTCAGAAAAAGAAACAGGCAAGAAATATTAGTCAAGACGGCCCTGATGTAGATGTAGGAGTTGGAAACTTGATAGGCCCTCCCAGCTCTCTCAATCACTCTACAGTTCCTGAAGATATGGGAGATGCCACAATGAAATATCAGACTCAAAAAGCAGCCAGAACACCTAGTGAAAAGAAGAGAATGATAATGTTTCAGAACGACACAGATACCAATAGTCTGTCCCTGACAAACAAAATTAAGAAAACTAAACATGACAAAAAGAAGAATCGCAAAGACAGTTTAACAAGCACAGCAGAGGGGACTCCTGTCGGCGGTTCGGTGGTTTTCATTGGCTTCCAGGCCCCTGTGGAAAATACACTGGAGAATAGCACTGGTGATGGAGAAGCTGGGATAGAGCTTAGCGGTGATCCTGTTACACGTGCAGACTTGGAAACCAATGAGCCAATCTGCAGTGATCTTCAACCAGCAGACAGCGAATCGAAGAACCTAAAGAGCATGAACGTAGACGCATCTGAAACCTGTAATACGAAAGACCGCTTGAGGATAAAGAAGAAAATGGAGAAACGGGCTAGAAAGAGCAGTCAAGATAGCACATATGAAGATGTAGTTGGGAACTTGGTAGAACGCTCCAGCTCTCCAAATCTGGCTACGGTTCCTGAAGATATGGGAGGTGCCAGTGCCACGATGGAATATGAAACGAATGAGGGGCCTCAGCTCAACGAAGAACCCTGCAGTGACATCATCCTGGAAGGTTCTCATGTAGTAGATGATCAGGTGGAGAACCCAAATAGCATGAGAGCAGGGGCTTCTCGTATCTGTAAAACCAAAAATGGTCAAAAACAGATGAAGAAGAATCGGGGAAGGAACATTAGCCAAGTTGGCACTAGTGTAGGAGTTGGGAGCTTGGTAGATCCCTCCTCCAGCTCCCCAAGCCTATCTACAGAACCTGAAAATAGCAAGGATGTCTGTGCTGCCCTGGAGCATCAAATAGAAGCAGCTGAAACATTTAGTGAGaagaaagataaaaaaacaagaaagaaaaagggaaaacgtGACATGGAGGTAATGGAAGGAACGAACTCAACAACGTCCCTTAATCTTTGTACAGAAGAGATACATGACGGCATAACTGATAATTCAGAGATTGGAAACCTTCATGAAAATAGGCATACACATTGTGAAAGTGGTGCAGATCAAACTGGTGGTGGATTAGAAAGAGACGGTTCTAACATAGAGATGGGAAGAGGGAAAGGGAACAGCACAGATCATAATTTGCCTCCAGTTAAAAGAAAGAAGAACGTGGAACAGCAGAGTGTACCTGATGGCCTGGAAAGCCAGGAAACGGATTTAGAGGCTCAGGATGCTCCAAGGGAATGCGAGAACCTGAATAGAAGTATTGTTACTACAGATGAGAGCACACTGTTGAAGAACTTGGAACCAGGAGAAtttacacacacaaagaaaaaaagccacaaaaagaataaaagtaaaaaGCACAGGGTGGGGTATGATATAGAAATGCAGGGGCCACATTTATCTCCTCCGAACACTTGTGATCTTCTAGTTGATGGAGGAAATGAGCACACGGCCAGTAAGAAAGATATTAAAGATACAGATATTGCTGAATTAAGAGACTTGAgaacaaagaagaaaaagagtAAAAGAAAACGTGCAAATGAAGAAATGGAAGCTCAAGGTATCCTGTCACCTATTGTTGCACCCATTTGCGAACTATACGTTGATGGGAGGTTGGAGACCATAGACGTGAAAGAAGATATTTTAGCAGAGAGTGATACTGCTGAACTAGGAGAATCAAGAATCGTGGAGAGAAAACAATGTGTAACGGATGGAATGGAAGCACAGGGGATGCGTTCATCTCTAACTGCATGCAAATCCTCCCTTGATGCAGGTATTTCACAGGACGGCATATTGTTAAATGGTGGTGGACAAGAAAAaccaacaaagaagaaaaaaggcaaacagaagAACCAGAATGATAGACAGGAAATGCAGGGACTTCGTCCTACATCTGTTGGTGAATCGCTAGCTGGAGAAGTGACGACAGATGAAATCCAAAAACATTTTGGGACATCTGGGGGAAATGAGAGTGTTAGACCAGAAGCCTTAGTGGATTTATCTAGTGAATCAAACTCTGCAGGTGATTTGCTGCAGGGTGCGAAACAAAAACGGGGCAAGTTAGAGAAGAAGGGGAAAAACGGCAAGCAGGAAACCACAAGTTCTGTTTTAGCGTGGCAGCTTTCTGAACAAACTTCTGGAAGAAAGGGAGAAAAAATGTCCACTAGtggtaaaaaaacaaagtgcCAAATAAACTTCTACGAAGCAGTGGAGGAGAATGGAAAGCCAGCTAAAAACACCTTGTTGAGTATGACCTCTATAGAAAAGGGTAAAGGAAAATCTGCAAATGCAGATTCCAGAAAGTGCAAAAGAAAACTGTTTAGTAGTGCCTTTTATGAAATGTTTGACTCTACATTCTAA
- the LOC117430351 gene encoding uncharacterized protein LOC117430351 isoform X2 — translation MKPQKKNRRAVRKVITKQNKIKQNKHSKTKKSTHRLLSTATRTLVDVAPIATDLPEETALESGTGDGAAGIDLVDDPELNETVCSDGALEGSLHPTDIEMTMNVEGSKIWKTRSQKKKQARNISQDGPDVDVGVGNLIGPPSSLNHSTVPEDMGDATMKYQTQKAARTPSEKKRMIMFQNDTDTNSLSLTNKIKKTKHDKKKNRKDSLTSTAEGTPVGGSVVFIGFQAPVENTLENSTGDGEAGIELSGDPVTRADLETNEPICSDLQPADSESKNLKSMNVDASETCNTKDRLRIKKKMEKRARKSSQDSTYEDVVGNLVERSSSPNLATVPEDMGGASATMEYETNEGPQLNEEPCSDIILEGSHVVDDQVENPNSMRAGASRICKTKNGQKQMKKNRGRNISQVGTSVGVGSLVDPSSSSPSLSTEPENSKDVCAALEHQIEAAETFSEKKDKKTRKKKGKRDMEVMEGTNSTTSLNLCTEEIHDGITDNSEIGNLHENRHTHCESGADQTGGGLERDGSNIEMGRGKGNSTDHNLPPVKRKKNVEQQSVPDGLESQETDLEAQDAPRECENLNRSIVTTDESTLLKNLEPGEFTHTKKKSHKKNKSKKHRVGYDIEMQGPHLSPPNTCDLLVDGGNEHTASKKDIKDTDIAELRDLRTKKKKSKRKRANEEMEAQGILSPIVAPICELYVDGRLETIDVKEDILAESDTAELGESRIVERKQCVTDGMEAQGMRSSLTACKSSLDAGISQDGILLNGGGQEKPTKKKKGKQKNQNDRQEMQGLRPTSVGESLAGEVTTDEIQKHFGTSGGNESVRPEALVDLSSESNSAGDLLQGAKQKRGKLEKKGKNGKQETTSSVLAWQLSEQTSGRKGEKMSTSGKKTKCQINFYEAVEENGKPAKNTLLSMTSIEKGKGKSANADSRKCKRKLFSSAFYEMFDSTF, via the coding sequence AtgaaaccacaaaagaaaaatagACGTGCTGTAAGAAAAGTCattacaaaacagaacaaaataaaacaaaataaacatagcAAAACTAAGAAATCCACACACCGTTTATTAAGCACAGCAACGAGGACTCTTGTTGATGTTGCACCAATCGCCACTGACTTGCCGGAGGAAACTGCACTGGAAAGTGGCACTGGTGATGGAGCAGCTGGAATAGACCTTGTTGACGATCCTGAGCTCAATGAAACGGTCTGTAGTGATGGAGCGTTGGAAGGTTCACTTCACCCAACTGACATTGAAATGACCATGAACGTGGAGGGGTCTAAAATCTGGAAAACAAGAAGTCAGAAAAAGAAACAGGCAAGAAATATTAGTCAAGACGGCCCTGATGTAGATGTAGGAGTTGGAAACTTGATAGGCCCTCCCAGCTCTCTCAATCACTCTACAGTTCCTGAAGATATGGGAGATGCCACAATGAAATATCAGACTCAAAAAGCAGCCAGAACACCTAGTGAAAAGAAGAGAATGATAATGTTTCAGAACGACACAGATACCAATAGTCTGTCCCTGACAAACAAAATTAAGAAAACTAAACATGACAAAAAGAAGAATCGCAAAGACAGTTTAACAAGCACAGCAGAGGGGACTCCTGTCGGCGGTTCGGTGGTTTTCATTGGCTTCCAGGCCCCTGTGGAAAATACACTGGAGAATAGCACTGGTGATGGAGAAGCTGGGATAGAGCTTAGCGGTGATCCTGTTACACGTGCAGACTTGGAAACCAATGAGCCAATCTGCAGTGATCTTCAACCAGCAGACAGCGAATCGAAGAACCTAAAGAGCATGAACGTAGACGCATCTGAAACCTGTAATACGAAAGACCGCTTGAGGATAAAGAAGAAAATGGAGAAACGGGCTAGAAAGAGCAGTCAAGATAGCACATATGAAGATGTAGTTGGGAACTTGGTAGAACGCTCCAGCTCTCCAAATCTGGCTACGGTTCCTGAAGATATGGGAGGTGCCAGTGCCACGATGGAATATGAAACGAATGAGGGGCCTCAGCTCAACGAAGAACCCTGCAGTGACATCATCCTGGAAGGTTCTCATGTAGTAGATGATCAGGTGGAGAACCCAAATAGCATGAGAGCAGGGGCTTCTCGTATCTGTAAAACCAAAAATGGTCAAAAACAGATGAAGAAGAATCGGGGAAGGAACATTAGCCAAGTTGGCACTAGTGTAGGAGTTGGGAGCTTGGTAGATCCCTCCTCCAGCTCCCCAAGCCTATCTACAGAACCTGAAAATAGCAAGGATGTCTGTGCTGCCCTGGAGCATCAAATAGAAGCAGCTGAAACATTTAGTGAGaagaaagataaaaaaacaagaaagaaaaagggaaaacgtGACATGGAGGTAATGGAAGGAACGAACTCAACAACGTCCCTTAATCTTTGTACAGAAGAGATACATGACGGCATAACTGATAATTCAGAGATTGGAAACCTTCATGAAAATAGGCATACACATTGTGAAAGTGGTGCAGATCAAACTGGTGGTGGATTAGAAAGAGACGGTTCTAACATAGAGATGGGAAGAGGGAAAGGGAACAGCACAGATCATAATTTGCCTCCAGTTAAAAGAAAGAAGAACGTGGAACAGCAGAGTGTACCTGATGGCCTGGAAAGCCAGGAAACGGATTTAGAGGCTCAGGATGCTCCAAGGGAATGCGAGAACCTGAATAGAAGTATTGTTACTACAGATGAGAGCACACTGTTGAAGAACTTGGAACCAGGAGAAtttacacacacaaagaaaaaaagccacaaaaagaataaaagtaaaaaGCACAGGGTGGGGTATGATATAGAAATGCAGGGGCCACATTTATCTCCTCCGAACACTTGTGATCTTCTAGTTGATGGAGGAAATGAGCACACGGCCAGTAAGAAAGATATTAAAGATACAGATATTGCTGAATTAAGAGACTTGAgaacaaagaagaaaaagagtAAAAGAAAACGTGCAAATGAAGAAATGGAAGCTCAAGGTATCCTGTCACCTATTGTTGCACCCATTTGCGAACTATACGTTGATGGGAGGTTGGAGACCATAGACGTGAAAGAAGATATTTTAGCAGAGAGTGATACTGCTGAACTAGGAGAATCAAGAATCGTGGAGAGAAAACAATGTGTAACGGATGGAATGGAAGCACAGGGGATGCGTTCATCTCTAACTGCATGCAAATCCTCCCTTGATGCAGGTATTTCACAGGACGGCATATTGTTAAATGGTGGTGGACAAGAAAAaccaacaaagaagaaaaaaggcaaacagaagAACCAGAATGATAGACAGGAAATGCAGGGACTTCGTCCTACATCTGTTGGTGAATCGCTAGCTGGAGAAGTGACGACAGATGAAATCCAAAAACATTTTGGGACATCTGGGGGAAATGAGAGTGTTAGACCAGAAGCCTTAGTGGATTTATCTAGTGAATCAAACTCTGCAGGTGATTTGCTGCAGGGTGCGAAACAAAAACGGGGCAAGTTAGAGAAGAAGGGGAAAAACGGCAAGCAGGAAACCACAAGTTCTGTTTTAGCGTGGCAGCTTTCTGAACAAACTTCTGGAAGAAAGGGAGAAAAAATGTCCACTAGtggtaaaaaaacaaagtgcCAAATAAACTTCTACGAAGCAGTGGAGGAGAATGGAAAGCCAGCTAAAAACACCTTGTTGAGTATGACCTCTATAGAAAAGGGTAAAGGAAAATCTGCAAATGCAGATTCCAGAAAGTGCAAAAGAAAACTGTTTAGTAGTGCCTTTTATGAAATGTTTGACTCTACATTCTAA